The Virgibacillus sp. MSP4-1 genome has a segment encoding these proteins:
- the pgeF gene encoding peptidoglycan editing factor PgeF codes for MSELFRKTRTSSYLEISDWKRKGITAGITTRKGGFSQKPYDTLNMGFHVQDDYDLVLKNYKRMENIIGIPARYWISSKQVHGTDVLEWDDSLNRDNITHPPDFELEYDGWMTNQRNVLLTGVFADCVPLFFRSEEWIALAHAGWKGTVKGMGPEVIDHFLAHHVPLEEIEVVVGPSISSRYYEVDDRVVQHIPFDMQTEDVLTRSDETHYYLDLKQLHKNLLLKKGLKEQQITLTNYCTYEDGDLFFSHRRDQGKTGRMMAFIGFK; via the coding sequence ATGAGTGAGTTATTTCGTAAGACCAGAACATCCTCTTATCTGGAAATTTCCGATTGGAAGAGAAAAGGAATTACGGCAGGTATAACGACGAGAAAAGGTGGTTTCAGTCAAAAACCTTATGATACATTGAATATGGGATTCCATGTACAGGATGATTATGATCTCGTTTTAAAAAATTATAAACGAATGGAAAACATCATCGGAATTCCCGCCAGGTACTGGATCAGTTCAAAACAGGTTCACGGAACAGATGTACTTGAGTGGGATGATTCCTTGAACAGGGACAATATTACTCATCCGCCTGACTTTGAACTTGAATATGATGGCTGGATGACAAACCAGCGAAATGTATTGTTAACGGGGGTATTTGCTGATTGTGTACCACTGTTTTTCCGGTCAGAGGAATGGATAGCTTTAGCTCATGCCGGATGGAAGGGTACGGTAAAAGGGATGGGACCTGAAGTCATCGATCACTTTTTAGCCCATCACGTACCACTGGAAGAAATCGAGGTTGTCGTAGGACCCAGTATAAGTTCCCGCTATTATGAAGTAGATGATCGTGTTGTTCAGCATATTCCCTTTGATATGCAAACAGAGGATGTATTGACGAGGAGCGATGAAACCCATTATTATCTGGACCTTAAACAGCTTCATAAAAACCTTCTTTTAAAGAAAGGACTAAAGGAACAGCAAATTACCCTAACCAATTATTGTACATACGAAGATGGGGATTTATTTTTTTCACATAGAAGAGATCAGGGAAAAACCGGCAGAATGATGGCATTTATCGGATTTAAATAG
- a CDS encoding YggS family pyridoxal phosphate-dependent enzyme, with translation MNVAENLASIRENIEQACRKSGRDPQEVSVIAVTKYVSVETANQAIQAGIKNIGENRKEGFLEKYNEIGSEATWHFIGTLQSRKVKDVINQMDYLHSLDRLSLAKEVNKRAPHKINCFVQVNVSGEDSKHGINPEEVIPFVEKLGNYEQIEVSGLMTMAPHTENEDLLRGCFQNLRKLKEQIQDLRLSHAPCNYLSMGMSNDYSIAVEEGATHIRIGTKLVGKEF, from the coding sequence GTGAATGTAGCTGAAAACCTGGCTTCTATCAGGGAAAATATTGAACAGGCCTGCCGGAAGAGCGGACGTGACCCCCAGGAGGTTTCCGTTATAGCCGTTACAAAGTATGTGTCGGTAGAAACGGCGAATCAAGCCATACAGGCAGGCATTAAAAATATTGGAGAGAATCGCAAGGAAGGTTTTCTGGAGAAATATAATGAAATCGGATCTGAAGCGACCTGGCATTTTATTGGTACTTTGCAGTCAAGAAAAGTGAAGGATGTCATTAATCAAATGGATTATCTTCATTCGCTGGACAGGCTTTCATTAGCTAAAGAAGTCAATAAACGGGCGCCTCATAAGATCAATTGCTTTGTACAGGTGAATGTAAGTGGGGAAGACTCAAAACACGGAATCAACCCTGAGGAAGTCATCCCTTTTGTTGAGAAGCTCGGTAACTATGAACAAATCGAAGTCTCAGGCCTTATGACAATGGCCCCGCATACAGAAAACGAAGATCTTTTAAGAGGCTGTTTTCAAAATCTGCGGAAACTCAAGGAACAAATTCAGGATTTGCGGCTTTCGCATGCACCCTGCAATTATTTATCCATGGGAATGAGCAATGATTATTCGATAGCTGTTGAAGAAGGAGCGACTCACATACGTATTGGTACGAAACTTGTAGGGAAAGAATTTTAG
- a CDS encoding cell division protein SepF yields the protein MSIKNKFKSLFTFEDEYEYIEEETEVPEQPDSPPASRRAQNVVHLESIQSSTSKVVLCEPESYDDCQEIADHLKNRRAVVINLQRTNHQQAKRIVDFLSGTVYAIGGIIQKLGQQTFICAPDNIDVSGSITDLVDEDLL from the coding sequence GTGAGCATCAAAAATAAGTTTAAATCCCTTTTTACTTTTGAAGATGAGTACGAATATATAGAAGAGGAGACAGAGGTGCCAGAACAGCCAGACTCTCCGCCAGCGAGCCGCCGTGCTCAAAATGTGGTACACTTGGAAAGTATACAATCCTCAACATCCAAGGTAGTATTATGTGAACCTGAAAGTTATGATGATTGTCAGGAAATCGCCGATCATTTGAAGAATCGCAGGGCGGTTGTGATTAATTTACAAAGGACGAATCACCAGCAGGCAAAGCGAATTGTAGATTTTTTAAGCGGAACCGTTTATGCTATTGGTGGGATTATTCAAAAATTAGGACAGCAAACCTTTATCTGTGCACCTGATAACATTGATGTATCAGGCAGTATCACAGACCTGGTGGATGAAGACTTATTGTAA
- a CDS encoding YggT family protein, which translates to MIEIYNLLQTALLIYMYAIVVYILMSWFPGARESSFGQMLGKIVEPYLEPFRKFIPPLGMIDISPIVAIFAIQFAKLGLEQLFIMIFF; encoded by the coding sequence ATGATCGAAATCTATAATTTGTTGCAAACGGCTTTATTAATTTATATGTATGCAATTGTTGTATATATTTTAATGTCCTGGTTTCCTGGTGCCCGTGAATCCTCTTTCGGGCAGATGCTCGGGAAAATTGTTGAACCTTATTTGGAGCCATTCCGGAAATTTATTCCACCACTTGGAATGATAGACATTTCCCCAATCGTGGCGATTTTTGCTATTCAATTTGCCAAATTAGGATTGGAACAACTCTTTATTATGATTTTCTTTTAA
- a CDS encoding RNA-binding protein, which yields MDIYQHFRKEEQAFIDQALAWREEVEQTYQRKLTDFLDPREQIILSSVIGNHPDMNLHFFGGDDQTERKRAILAPFYEEIHNEDFDIVVLQSKFARKFVEITHRDVLGALMSLGIKRKKAGDLMVVDDTVQIVADKELATFLELHLTGIKKTRLQFTSVPLDEMKPSPEQWQKKEGTVSSLRLDTVMKEIYNLSRNKTSEWIQKGYVKVNHRVVENPAFQMEEGDMISVRKKGRSKLIQISGQTKKEKWRILTGVLK from the coding sequence ATGGATATCTATCAGCATTTTCGAAAAGAAGAACAGGCTTTTATAGATCAGGCTCTGGCGTGGAGAGAAGAGGTGGAGCAGACGTATCAGCGAAAACTCACAGACTTTTTAGATCCCAGAGAACAGATTATTCTTTCTTCGGTTATTGGGAATCACCCTGATATGAATCTTCATTTTTTTGGAGGCGATGATCAAACAGAGAGAAAAAGAGCAATTCTGGCGCCCTTCTATGAAGAGATACATAATGAAGATTTCGATATTGTCGTGCTTCAAAGTAAGTTTGCCAGAAAGTTTGTTGAGATTACTCACCGGGATGTCTTAGGTGCTCTTATGTCGCTTGGCATAAAGCGCAAAAAGGCAGGCGATTTAATGGTGGTGGACGATACGGTACAAATTGTTGCAGATAAGGAACTTGCCACCTTTCTTGAACTTCACTTAACCGGTATTAAGAAGACCCGGCTGCAATTTACATCGGTTCCACTTGATGAAATGAAACCCTCTCCTGAGCAGTGGCAGAAGAAGGAAGGTACCGTTTCATCTCTCAGATTAGACACCGTTATGAAAGAAATCTACAATCTATCACGGAATAAAACCAGCGAGTGGATTCAAAAAGGCTATGTTAAAGTGAATCACCGAGTGGTTGAAAATCCGGCTTTCCAGATGGAGGAAGGAGATATGATATCCGTTCGAAAAAAGGGCCGAAGCAAGCTTATTCAAATATCGGGCCAGACAAAAAAAGAAAAATGGCGGATATTGACCGGTGTTTTAAAATAA
- a CDS encoding DivIVA domain-containing protein — MALTPLDIHNKEFTRTFRGYDEDEVNEFLDQVIKDYEKVIREKKEYEEEVADLKERIGHFNDIETTLNKSILVAQETAEDVKNNANKEAKLIIKEAEKNADRIINEALSKSRKITLEVEELKKQAKVFRTRMKMIVQAQLDMIENDDWDELFEMELDQTDEEQNTEEYQLSDNQS; from the coding sequence GTGGCGTTAACACCACTCGATATTCATAATAAAGAATTTACCCGCACATTCAGAGGATACGATGAAGATGAGGTCAACGAATTTCTTGACCAGGTTATAAAAGACTATGAAAAAGTTATTCGTGAAAAAAAGGAATATGAAGAAGAAGTAGCCGATTTAAAGGAAAGAATTGGTCACTTTAATGATATTGAGACAACCTTAAATAAATCCATTTTAGTTGCTCAGGAAACAGCAGAAGACGTGAAAAATAATGCGAATAAAGAAGCTAAACTCATTATAAAAGAAGCAGAAAAGAATGCAGACAGAATTATTAATGAAGCTTTGTCCAAGTCGAGAAAAATTACATTGGAAGTAGAAGAGCTGAAAAAACAGGCTAAGGTATTCCGAACTCGCATGAAGATGATTGTACAGGCTCAGCTCGATATGATTGAAAATGATGACTGGGATGAACTCTTTGAAATGGAATTGGACCAGACGGATGAAGAGCAGAATACAGAGGAATATCAGCTTTCAGACAACCAATCTTGA
- the ileS gene encoding isoleucine--tRNA ligase — MSYKETLLMPKTKFPMRGNLPNKEPEMQQKWEEEKIYEQVQKRTEGRPMFILHDGPPYANGDLHMGHALNKILKDIIVRYKSMAGFHAPYVPGWDTHGLPIEQALAKKKVDRKSMSESEFRKICEEYAREQIERQRQQFKQLGVRGDWENPYITLTKDYEAAQIQVFGEMAKKGYIYKGYKPVYWSPSSESALAEAEIEYKDKRSPSIYVAFDVKDGKNVLNGDEKFIIWTTTPWTIPANLAISVHPELEYSVVSVQSEKYIVASDLVEEVADELEWQDYEVQQTFKGEELDRTVAKHPFYDRDSLVILGEHVTTDAGTGCVHTAPGHGEDDFWVGQQYNLDVLCPVDEKGVFTADAPGFEGVFYDKANKLITEKLEESGALLKLNFMTHSYPHDWRTKKPTIFRATSQWFASIKDFREDILKEIERIQWVPEWGETRLYNMVRDRQDWCISRQRVWGVPIPVFYGENGEPIINDETVNHVSELFREHGSNVWFEREAKDLLPEGFTHPSSPNGEFTKETDIMDVWFDSGSSHQGVLVERPELQRPADMYLEGSDQYRGWFNSSISTAVAVTGEAPYKSILSHGFALDGDGRKMSKSLGNVMIPSKIMKQFGADILRLWVSSVDYQADVRISNEILKQVSEVYRKIRNTVRFMLGNLNDFDPQTDKLKDEDLEEIDRYMLIRLQNLIKKVDHAYDTYDFSAIYQSIHNFCTIDLSSFYLDFAKDILYIEPENDQRRRSIQTVYYEIITSLTKLLSPILSHTMDEVWSYIPGTEEASVQLTDMPKVRELPNQDELKAKWDHFMEVRDDVLKALEEARNEKVIGKSLEAKVTLTANDERTKNLMEEIEHLHQYLIVSEVELAESVSEAKEYDYVKVAVEKHPGETCQRCWVSSESVGSHEKHEDLCDRCADIVEKHYS, encoded by the coding sequence ATGAGCTATAAAGAAACTTTATTAATGCCCAAAACTAAATTTCCTATGCGCGGAAATCTTCCAAACAAAGAACCTGAAATGCAGCAAAAATGGGAAGAAGAAAAAATCTATGAACAGGTTCAAAAGAGAACAGAAGGAAGACCGATGTTTATTCTTCATGATGGCCCTCCATATGCTAACGGTGACTTACATATGGGGCATGCCCTTAACAAAATTCTGAAGGATATCATTGTTCGTTATAAGTCAATGGCTGGTTTTCATGCACCCTATGTTCCTGGTTGGGATACTCATGGGTTACCAATCGAACAGGCGCTTGCGAAGAAAAAAGTCGATCGTAAATCTATGAGCGAATCCGAATTCAGAAAAATTTGTGAGGAATATGCACGGGAGCAAATTGAGCGCCAGCGCCAGCAATTTAAACAGCTCGGTGTGCGCGGAGATTGGGAGAATCCTTACATTACACTGACCAAGGATTATGAAGCAGCCCAAATTCAGGTGTTTGGTGAAATGGCGAAAAAGGGCTATATTTATAAGGGTTATAAGCCTGTGTACTGGTCACCATCATCAGAATCTGCACTGGCAGAAGCTGAAATTGAATATAAGGATAAGCGTTCCCCATCGATTTATGTTGCCTTTGATGTAAAAGACGGCAAAAACGTCTTAAATGGTGATGAGAAATTTATCATCTGGACGACAACACCATGGACGATCCCTGCAAATCTGGCCATTTCCGTACATCCGGAGCTGGAATATTCGGTTGTTTCTGTTCAATCCGAAAAATATATTGTAGCTTCTGACCTGGTGGAGGAAGTTGCGGATGAATTGGAATGGCAGGATTACGAGGTTCAGCAAACCTTCAAAGGTGAGGAACTTGATCGTACAGTCGCTAAACATCCATTCTATGACCGTGATTCACTCGTTATTTTAGGAGAGCATGTTACAACCGATGCGGGTACAGGATGTGTTCATACCGCTCCAGGTCACGGGGAGGACGACTTCTGGGTTGGTCAGCAATACAACCTTGATGTATTATGTCCGGTTGATGAAAAAGGGGTGTTTACTGCTGATGCACCTGGCTTTGAAGGAGTTTTCTACGACAAAGCGAATAAATTGATCACGGAAAAACTGGAAGAATCCGGAGCACTGTTAAAACTGAACTTTATGACACACTCTTATCCACATGACTGGAGAACGAAAAAGCCGACGATTTTCCGTGCAACTTCCCAATGGTTCGCATCCATCAAGGACTTCCGTGAAGATATTCTTAAAGAGATTGAGCGTATCCAATGGGTACCGGAATGGGGAGAGACCAGACTGTATAACATGGTTCGGGATCGTCAGGACTGGTGTATTTCCCGTCAGCGTGTCTGGGGAGTTCCCATCCCTGTATTCTATGGGGAAAATGGCGAGCCTATTATCAATGATGAAACCGTCAATCACGTTTCTGAATTATTCAGAGAGCATGGCTCCAATGTATGGTTTGAGCGTGAAGCTAAGGATCTTCTTCCTGAAGGATTTACCCATCCATCAAGTCCAAATGGGGAATTTACGAAAGAAACGGACATAATGGATGTCTGGTTTGATTCAGGTTCATCCCACCAGGGTGTATTAGTGGAACGGCCTGAATTGCAGCGTCCGGCGGATATGTATTTAGAAGGATCCGACCAATATCGCGGGTGGTTTAACTCGTCCATTTCGACTGCCGTTGCTGTAACAGGAGAAGCCCCATATAAATCGATTTTAAGTCATGGTTTCGCTCTTGATGGCGATGGACGTAAGATGAGTAAATCTCTGGGCAATGTAATGATCCCGAGCAAGATTATGAAGCAATTCGGTGCCGATATTTTACGTTTATGGGTTTCCAGTGTAGATTATCAGGCTGATGTTCGTATCTCCAATGAAATCTTAAAACAGGTGTCTGAGGTTTACCGTAAAATTCGTAACACCGTACGTTTTATGCTTGGAAACTTAAATGATTTTGATCCTCAAACCGATAAGCTGAAAGATGAGGATTTAGAGGAAATCGATCGTTACATGCTTATTCGATTACAAAACCTGATTAAAAAAGTGGATCATGCTTATGACACGTATGATTTCTCTGCCATTTATCAGTCGATTCATAACTTCTGTACGATTGACCTAAGCTCTTTCTATCTCGATTTTGCCAAGGATATTCTCTATATTGAGCCGGAGAATGATCAGCGTCGTCGCAGTATTCAGACGGTATATTATGAAATCATTACATCGTTGACGAAGCTGCTGTCTCCTATTCTTTCTCACACAATGGATGAGGTCTGGAGCTATATTCCCGGAACAGAAGAGGCAAGCGTGCAGTTAACCGATATGCCTAAAGTTCGGGAACTTCCTAATCAGGATGAACTAAAAGCCAAATGGGATCATTTCATGGAAGTACGCGATGATGTCTTAAAGGCCCTTGAAGAGGCAAGAAATGAAAAGGTTATTGGTAAGTCATTGGAAGCCAAAGTGACCTTAACAGCTAACGATGAACGTACAAAGAACCTTATGGAGGAAATTGAGCACCTGCATCAGTATTTAATTGTCTCTGAAGTCGAGCTGGCAGAAAGTGTGTCAGAAGCAAAGGAATATGATTATGTGAAGGTTGCCGTTGAAAAACATCCGGGAGAAACCTGTCAGCGTTGCTGGGTATCCTCTGAGTCAGTTGGTTCTCATGAGAAGCATGAAGACCTATGTGACCGCTGCGCTGATATTGTTGAAAAACATTATTCTTAA
- the lspA gene encoding signal peptidase II — protein sequence MGENDVWYYLAAFIIIAIDQVTKWMVDKQMDLYESIPVIENFFYITSHRNKGAAWGILQGQMWFFYIVTTIVVIFVIYYMQKHAKEHPLLGWSLSLILAGAIGNFIDRIFRQEVVDFFDFIIFSYDYPIFNVADSSLVVGVILMLIYTLFEERFKGEAKE from the coding sequence ATGGGGGAAAATGATGTGTGGTATTATCTTGCAGCATTCATAATCATTGCAATTGATCAGGTCACAAAATGGATGGTTGATAAACAAATGGACCTATATGAAAGTATCCCTGTTATCGAAAATTTCTTTTACATAACCTCCCATCGTAATAAGGGCGCAGCGTGGGGCATTTTACAGGGACAAATGTGGTTTTTCTACATTGTAACAACAATCGTCGTCATTTTTGTGATTTACTATATGCAAAAACATGCAAAGGAGCACCCTCTTTTAGGATGGTCCTTAAGCCTGATTCTGGCTGGAGCGATAGGTAATTTTATCGATCGTATTTTTCGCCAGGAGGTCGTGGACTTTTTTGATTTCATTATTTTTAGCTACGACTACCCCATTTTTAATGTCGCAGATTCTTCACTTGTGGTTGGTGTCATCCTCATGTTAATCTACACCCTTTTTGAAGAACGATTTAAAGGAGAGGCAAAGGAATGA
- a CDS encoding RluA family pseudouridine synthase: MSEHSYTVTEAEQDERIDKVLTKINDKASRSQVQSWVKDQLVTVNHQKVKSNYKCQAGDEITWTIPEPEPLDIRAENLPIDIVYEDADVLVVNKPKGMVVHPSAGHTTGTLVNAVLYHCDDLSGINGVMRPGIVHRIDKDTSGLLMVAKNDQAHMGLADQLAKKTIKRKYEAIIHGVLEHDMGTIDAPIGRDPNDRQRMAVVDKGKDAVTHFHVLDRFSEFSHVECELETGRTHQIRVHFRYIGYPLAGDPKYGPRKTLDINGQALHAGKLGFEHPKTKEWLEFQADPPDDFQQLLKELRIRS, from the coding sequence ATGAGTGAACATTCTTATACAGTAACAGAGGCAGAACAAGATGAACGTATTGACAAGGTTTTAACGAAGATCAATGATAAAGCTTCCAGATCGCAGGTGCAATCATGGGTTAAGGATCAGCTTGTGACAGTCAATCATCAAAAGGTGAAAAGCAATTATAAATGTCAGGCAGGGGATGAGATTACCTGGACCATTCCTGAACCTGAACCGCTTGATATAAGAGCAGAGAATCTTCCTATTGATATTGTCTATGAGGATGCGGATGTGCTGGTCGTTAATAAACCAAAAGGCATGGTGGTCCATCCTTCTGCGGGTCACACAACCGGAACATTGGTCAATGCCGTACTCTACCATTGTGATGATCTATCAGGTATAAATGGAGTGATGAGACCCGGGATTGTCCATCGCATTGATAAGGACACAAGCGGACTGCTCATGGTGGCGAAAAATGACCAGGCTCATATGGGTCTGGCAGATCAACTGGCAAAAAAAACCATTAAACGGAAATATGAAGCCATCATTCATGGAGTGCTGGAGCATGATATGGGTACAATTGATGCTCCAATTGGTCGAGATCCCAATGACCGTCAAAGGATGGCTGTTGTGGATAAAGGGAAGGACGCCGTTACTCATTTCCACGTGCTGGACCGTTTTTCGGAATTCAGTCATGTTGAATGTGAGCTCGAAACCGGGAGAACCCATCAGATACGGGTACATTTCAGGTATATTGGTTATCCTTTGGCCGGTGATCCTAAATATGGTCCACGCAAAACATTGGATATAAATGGACAGGCCCTTCATGCAGGAAAACTTGGGTTTGAGCATCCCAAAACGAAAGAATGGCTTGAGTTTCAAGCAGATCCACCTGATGACTTTCAGCAACTGCTGAAGGAGTTAAGAATCCGTAGTTGA
- the pyrR gene encoding bifunctional pyr operon transcriptional regulator/uracil phosphoribosyltransferase PyrR, which produces MNFKAQLLDQAAMGRGLTRIAHEILEKNKGTDGLILVGIKTRGAPIAYRLAKRIQDIEGASVPVGELDITFYRDDLSMKDNLEEPELKAAQIETDVNNKTVVLVDDVLYTGRTVRAAMDAVMDIGRPHQVQLAVLVDRGHRELPIRADYVGKNIPTSKEEVIVVHVDEIDQEDEVTIYE; this is translated from the coding sequence TTGAATTTTAAAGCACAGTTACTCGATCAGGCTGCAATGGGCCGGGGACTAACCAGAATCGCTCATGAAATTCTCGAAAAAAACAAAGGTACAGATGGCTTAATTTTAGTCGGTATTAAAACGAGAGGCGCCCCGATTGCTTATCGTCTTGCAAAAAGGATTCAGGACATTGAAGGGGCTAGTGTGCCGGTTGGTGAACTGGATATCACCTTTTACAGAGATGATCTAAGCATGAAGGATAACCTGGAAGAACCAGAACTAAAGGCTGCTCAAATTGAAACAGATGTCAATAATAAGACCGTTGTCCTTGTTGACGATGTTCTTTACACGGGCAGGACTGTAAGAGCAGCCATGGATGCTGTTATGGATATCGGAAGGCCTCATCAAGTACAACTGGCCGTGTTAGTGGATCGGGGTCATCGTGAACTGCCTATTCGTGCGGACTATGTCGGAAAAAATATACCTACTTCAAAAGAAGAGGTCATTGTGGTCCATGTGGATGAGATTGATCAGGAAGATGAAGTAACGATTTACGAATAA
- a CDS encoding solute carrier family 23 protein, translating to MRNENMVMDVRDIPKKSRWFILSLQHLFAMFGATILVPLLTEMSQSAALVSSGLGTLAYLFITKGRIPAYLGSSFAFITPITLADAAYGMPGVMVGSFLAGVVYGLISVFIRILGTKWLMNILPPVVVGPIIIVIGLGLAPTAVDMAMNVNGEYSSAHFTVALAALGITILATMFFKGFFGLIPILIGIIGGYVFALTQGIVNTEALSQHWNELVNSGSIAGFFAAFFQVPDFTVPFRDYNPLEVVNAGIFWIMVPIALVTVAEHIGDQMVLSKVAGRNFLEKPGLHRSIMGDGVATMIASFLGGPPNTTYGENIGVLAITRVFSVFVIGGAAVIAILFGFTTSIVLLIESIPAAVMGGVSILLFGIIASSGLRMLVDNQVDLGEKRNLIISSVILVLGIGGAYIQVNENLQIAGMALSAIVGVLLNLVLPGKDKSFGNGNMFEATEEITTDNEAA from the coding sequence ATGAGAAACGAAAACATGGTTATGGATGTAAGAGATATACCAAAGAAAAGCAGATGGTTCATATTAAGCCTTCAGCACTTATTTGCCATGTTTGGCGCTACCATTTTAGTGCCCCTTCTAACCGAAATGTCTCAGTCGGCAGCTTTAGTTTCCAGCGGATTAGGTACATTAGCTTATCTATTCATCACGAAAGGAAGGATACCTGCTTATCTCGGTTCAAGTTTTGCCTTTATTACTCCTATAACACTGGCGGATGCTGCTTATGGAATGCCGGGAGTAATGGTGGGGAGTTTTCTGGCCGGAGTTGTTTATGGACTGATTTCCGTATTTATTCGTATACTCGGAACCAAATGGTTAATGAATATATTACCTCCTGTTGTAGTCGGCCCCATAATCATTGTCATTGGACTTGGTCTTGCTCCTACAGCCGTAGATATGGCCATGAATGTCAATGGTGAATACAGCTCTGCACATTTTACAGTAGCACTTGCAGCATTAGGAATTACGATTTTAGCGACGATGTTTTTTAAAGGCTTCTTCGGCTTAATTCCGATTTTAATAGGAATTATTGGAGGATATGTCTTCGCCCTGACTCAGGGAATTGTCAATACAGAGGCGTTAAGCCAGCATTGGAATGAATTGGTGAACAGTGGTTCAATTGCCGGATTTTTTGCAGCCTTCTTTCAAGTACCTGACTTCACGGTACCATTTAGAGATTACAATCCTTTAGAAGTTGTCAATGCAGGAATTTTCTGGATTATGGTCCCTATTGCTCTTGTGACAGTAGCGGAGCATATTGGTGATCAGATGGTTTTATCCAAAGTAGCCGGACGTAATTTTCTTGAAAAGCCGGGGCTGCATCGCTCCATTATGGGAGATGGTGTGGCAACGATGATCGCTTCCTTCCTTGGAGGACCACCAAATACTACTTACGGGGAAAATATTGGTGTCCTGGCCATAACACGTGTATTCAGTGTGTTTGTTATAGGGGGAGCCGCCGTTATTGCTATTCTTTTCGGTTTTACGACCAGTATTGTCCTTTTAATCGAATCCATTCCTGCTGCAGTAATGGGAGGAGTCTCCATTCTATTGTTTGGGATTATCGCTTCAAGCGGTCTTCGCATGTTAGTTGATAATCAAGTGGATTTAGGTGAAAAAAGAAATTTAATTATTTCTTCTGTAATCCTTGTCCTGGGAATTGGTGGAGCTTATATACAGGTAAATGAAAACCTGCAAATCGCAGGCATGGCTCTGTCAGCGATTGTCGGAGTTTTATTAAACCTGGTATTACCAGGCAAAGACAAGAGCTTTGGCAACGGAAATATGTTTGAAGCAACAGAAGAAATAACCACAGACAACGAGGCAGCTTAA